In Micromonospora ferruginea, the sequence GTGACGCGTTCGCGCACGTGCTCGGTGTCGACACGGTCGGGGTGGATGACGACTTCTTCGCCCTGGGTGGGCACTCCCTGCTGGCGGTGAGGTTGATCTCTCGGGTGCGGGTGGTCCTCGGCGCCGAGTTGGAGATCCGGACCCTGTTCGAGCAGCCCACCCCCGCCGGGATCGCCGATCGTCTCGAGGCGTTGCCCGCTGCGGTTTCCACCCGGCCGGCGTTGCGTCGTATGCGTGCGGAGGAAACCTCCTGACGCATCTCCGGGAGTGGCCGGCGGTGGCACTTTCGCGCCGCTGCCGGCCGCTGTCGTCAGTGACATCCAGCCCAGCGGGTGGCCGAACTCAACGCGCCCACAGCCGAGCCTGGGCCAGCACGTGAAGCATGGCCGCTTCCTTGGCCTCGCCGTATCTGGCTCGGCTGTCGGGATGCAGATCGGCTGCTCGTCGTTTGGCCGATTCGTATCGTCGTGCCGCATCCGGGTGGGCCGCGAGGTAGTCGCGGAAGATCCGATTCTGCCGTGGAAGCGGCGACATCACGCTGAAGAGGTGCAAGTGGTGGGTGCGCCTCCCCGCGGTGTCCTTGGGGAAGAACAGGTGCTGCTCATCGTCGGCGAACACCCCCGGTCGAAAGACGTACCCGAGTCGCCCCAGTGCCTCCAGGTCCACGGCGTTCTCCTGGAAATCGGGCAGCACCGCCGAGATGTCGATGATCGGTTTGGCCGCCAACCCCGGGACGCTGGTCGACCCGATGTGCTCGATGCTCAGCGATGTCGGCAACACCTCGGCCAGGAGCCGTCGTTCACGCTCGAACTGATCCGGCCACCTCGGGTCGTGGACCACCACCTCGACGACACGTCCGGGACTGCTCACAGCCGATCACTGTACGGAGTCCGATCCGCGGTCGGCCGAGAGCGACCGCCCCGCAGAAGAGCCTGACTCGCTGAGGATGTCCAACCGCGCAGCGGAGCCGGTCGGACAGCGCCAGGCGCAGGGGCGTGGCCGCATGCCGCGAGGGCCGCCGTTCGGTAGCGAGCCGCGGGCGCCCACGCCGCGCCGGTTGCGGGGTCGGCGGTCAGGTCGGGGGCAGCAGCGGGCCCCGACCGGCGCGCAGCACGAGCAGCGCGAGGTCGTTGCCGTCGGGGCCGATGCCCTCGCGGAACCGCCGCATGACTTCGAGCTCCCGCGACAGCGCCAGCCGGGTGCCGCCGGAGGTGAGGCGCAGCGCGCCGATCTGCCGGGAAATGCCCGCCCGTTCCTGCCACATGGCGATGAGGGTGGCGTCGATCTCGTCGATCCGGTCACGCAAGGAGGTGATGGAATGATCATCCGGCATGGTGGCATCCCCTTGGCCCAGAGAGCGGTAATGCGTCGCAAAGATAACAACGCCGACCGCTGTCCAACCTCCCCGGACGTGCCCGTCGGGATGCGCGGAGAAACGGTGGAAGAGTGCGGCAGCCCGACGTCACCGATCGATATCGAACGGCTATTCTCGGACGACATGACGGTTCCGCAGGAAAGCCCAGAGGAATCCGGTACGCCGGCCGGAGGAAAGCGTCGTCGGGTCGTCGCGATGCTCCTGTGGCTCGCGCTGTTCGCGGTGGGCACCGCGTTCATCGGCCTGCCGACCAGTGACCCCTTCATCGCCTTCGGCTGGCTGTGGCTGGCCACCATCGCCTGGCACAGCGACCAGCCGTGGCGGCGGCATCTGAGGTTCCTGCGGGACTGGCTGCCCATCTGCTCGCTGCTCGTCGTCTACAACATCTCCCGGGGCTACGCGGACAATCTCTTCGCCCCGCACGTGACCGAGCTGATCGCGGCGGACCGGTGGATGTTCGGTGGCGTCACGGGCGGCGACGTGCCCACCGCGTGGCTACAGCGGCACCTGTACGAGCCGGGCGCGGTGCAGTGGTGGGAGGTCGCCGTCTCCGTCGTGTACTTCTCGCACTTCTTGGCCGTACCGACGGTCGCCGTGGTGCTGTGGATGCGGTCGCGCCCGCAGTGGGGCCGGTTCATGCGCCGCTGGTTCACCCTGTGCGTCGCCGGGCTGGTCACGTACTTCGTCTACCCGGCGGCGCCGCCGTGGTGGGCCGCGGAGCCGCAGCACGGCGCGCTCGTCGACGTGCAGCGCATCTCCACCAACGGCTGGGAGGCGATCGGCCTGCACGGCGCCGGCAACGCGCTCAACGCGCTGCAGGTCGAGGCGTCGAACCCGGTCGCCGCCATGCCGTCGCTGCACACCGCGTTCGCGTTACTGGCGGTGGTGTTCTTCCTGCCGTCGCTGCGCCGTCGCTGGTGGCCGCTCCTGCTGTGCTATCCGCTCGCCATGACGTTCACGCTCGTCTACTCGGGCGAGCACTGGGTCATCGACGTCCTGGTCGGATGGCTCTACGTCGGTGTCGTCTTCGTCGTGATGGGCGCTGCCGAGCGCTGGTGGAGCCGGCGCAGGACCCGGGAGGACGACGTCACCCGGCCGGGTCCGCCGGATCGGGAGCGGGTCCCGGACGCCCCGGCGCGGTTCTGAGCGCGCGTAGGTGCGGGGTGCGTCGCCAGCGTCGAGGGTGAGCCGGACCGTCGAGATCACCGCCGGGTCGGCCACCGTCAGCACGGCCGCGGCGAGGGCCAGCCACGCCAGGGGTCGGGGTGGGCCGCGCGGGAGGCGGGTGCCGGTTGGCGGCGGAGGGGCGGTCACCCGGCCCGGTCCGAGCGGCGGGCCAGCCGCCGACCGACGTAGGCGAGCACGAGGACGACAACGGCGCCGACCACGTACCACTCGAAGTGGTGCAGGTCCACCAGGAGCGCGCGCAGGTGGTCGCCGGCCAGGTACCCGCCGGCGGTCCACAGCCCGACCCAGGCGGCGGCGCCGAGGGCGTTGTAGGTCACGAAGCGCCGCCACGGCATGCCGGTGGTGCCGGCGACGACGCCGTTGAACTGCCGGAGGCCGTCGACGAACCGTGCGGCGGCGACCAGCTTCGGACCCTGCCGGCTCATCACCGCCTCCAGGCGGGCGAAGCGGTCCGGGCCGAGACCCAGGCGGCGGCCGTGGCGCAGGACGAGCCGACGGCCCCCGTAGCGGCCGATCAGGTAGCCGATGCTGTCGCCGATCACGGCGGCCAGGAACGCGGTGGCCGCCACGCCGACGACGCTCAGCTTGCCGTGGGCGGCGTAGCCGGCGGCGAGGACGATCGCGGTCTGCCCGGGGGCGGGCACGCCGAAGCCCTCCACGCCGACGAGCAGGGCGACGCCCGGATAGCCGTATGTGCCCACCAGATCGGTGAGGACGCGGAACGGGCTCACCGGTCCGCCACGGCTGTCTCGGTGGTCGCCGCCCGGTCGGCGTGGGGGCGAGGCGCGTGCACCGGCGACACGATGAGATGGTTTCCCGCCACGGCGATCAGCATGCCCGGTGCCGGCCACGAAGCGGCCGGTGCCCCCGAGCCGGGGCGGCGGGCGGGCGGATTGCCGAGACGGGAGGGAATGCGGTGACGGGCGTGGTCGAGACCCTCGCGGTGGCGTCGGTGGCGGCGTTCGCGACGGCGTGGCTGTCCGCGGTGGCCGGCTTCGGTGGGGGCGTGCTGTTGCTGCCGGTGTTCACCGCGTTGTTCGGACTGCGCACGGCCGTACCGGTGCTGACCCTGGCCCAGGTGTGGAGCAACGGCTCACGTGTGTGGCTCAACCGGCGGGAGGTGAATTGGCCGTTGGTGCGCTGGTTCGCGCTGGGTGCGCTGCCCACCGCCGTTCTGGGTGGGCTGGCGCTGGCGCACGCCCCGGCCGGGCCGCTCAAGCGGCTGCTGGGCGTGCTGCTGATCGCGGTGGTCGTCCGGCGGCGACACCGCCCGCGGCCGCGGCGGCCGACCGAACGGGCGTTCGGCGTGGTGGGCGCGGCCTCCGGTCTCGGCTCGGCGTTGCTCGGGTCGGTGGGCCCGCTGACCGCGCCGTTCTTCCTGGCCTACGGGTTGGCGCACGCCGCCTACGTCGGCACCGAGGCGGCGAGCGCGCTGGCGATGCACGGCGCGAAGATCGCCGCGTACGGCGCCGGCGCGTTGCTCGACCGCCGCGTGCTGCTGTTCGGGCTGGCGTTGACACCCGCGACGCTGCTGGGCGCGTGGGCCGGCCGCCGGACGGTGGGGCGGATCAGCGACCGGGTGTTCGTCGCGCTCGTGGAGGGCGGCCTGGTCGTCGCCGGGCTGCTGTTCCTGATCGGGTTCTGAGCCTCGGCCCGTGTCGCCCGGCCTCAGGCGCAGCCCCGGTACTGCAGCGCGGCGTCCTTCATGTACGCCCACAGCGGGAGCCCGTTCCAGTAGTCGTAGGTGAGCGTCCAGCCGTTGGCGGTGTTGCCGGTGGGACCGGTGACCACCTGCCCGTAGCGGCGGGTGCCGTACAGCGTCGACTCGTTGGGGGCGGTGTACATGCCCGCGTAGTCCCAGACGACGGTGAAGCTGCTCGTGGTGCAGGCCGCCTGCGCCGTCGCGGCCGGCGCGAGGGCGGTCAGGGCCGTGGCCGCGAGGCACGCCGCCGTCGTGTGCGCCAGAAGTCGTCGAGCGGTCATCCGCACCCTCCATTCGATTGCCACGGATCAATTTACTACCACAGTCCTCCGTGCGGCCGCGCGCCTCGTGCGCGACGGGCCGGTCCGAGCATCGAGGAGAACGCGCCGGGCGAACGGGGGTCGACCCGCCGGTCCCGGTCCGGATGTCGGAACCGGCGGACGGCCGACCACCCGGGTATGCAATGATGAACGTCAATGTAATGAGACGGATGCGGTCATGTCGGGACGGCTCGGATCACCGCGCGGGGACGACCGCGCGGGCGCGAACGGGCGGTGCGGCAGGCCGGAGAGTTCCCCGCCGGCCCGCCCCGAGTGGTGGGACCGGCCGTCGTGGAGGACGACCATGCGTACTTTCCTCGCGGTGTTCACCGCCACCCTGGTCCTCGGCGCCGCGACCGGCAGCGCCCCGGCCGCCGCGTCCGGCGTACCACCACGCTCGTGCCCACGCGGCCTGTTGTTCTGCGAGGACTTCGACCGCCTGCCGGCCGGTGGGCCGAGCACGCTGAACTGGGGTGTCGACACCCGCCACGGCACACTCACCGTCGAACGGGCGCGCCACGGCAACCAGGTGCTGCACGTCCACACCGTCGACAACGGACGCGCCTTCCTGCGGGTCGACGACCTCGCCGCGCCCGGCAACCGCTTCTACGGCCGGATGCGGCTCCGCGTGGACGCCTTTCCCACCGCCCCGGACTGGGCGCACTTCACGCTGGTGGAGGCGACCGGCGCCGGCAGCGCGGAGGTCGTGCGTCCGGTCGGCGGCCAGTACGCCCCCACCGTCCCCGGCACCTTCTGGGGCATCGGCGCCGACGGCGGCCCCACCGGCGACTGGACCAACTGGCGGGAGTCCGTCCCGGTCACCGAGGACACCTGGCAGTGCGTCGAGTGGACGCTCGACGCGCGGGACAATCGCGTCGCGGTGTGGATCGACGGCGTGGCCAACCCGGAGCTGACCGCCTCCACCACCGACCACGGCGGCAACGACGTTCCCTTCGTGCTGCCGACGGTCGACACGGTGAAGATCGGCTGGCAGCTCTACCAGGGCGGCACGACGCCGGGCGAGTTCGACCTCTGGATCGACGACATCGCCCTGTTCACCCGGCGGCTCGGCTGCTGACCTTGAGCGTCGACGTGCCGCCTCAGGGCTGCGCGCGCAGCACGGCCACCTCGGGGAAGTCGTCCGGCGAGCCGTAGCCGTGTTCGGCCAGCCAGCGCACGTTGGTCAGGCACCGCAGCGACCACCAGGCGCGTACCAGGTCGCGGTCGACGTCGGCGCCGTAGCCGGCGATGACGTCGCCGAGGTGCTCCGGGTGCCCCAGCGTGAGGGTGGCGAGGTCGAAGTGCGCGTCACCGCGGGACGCCTCGGACCAGTCGAGGATGCCGGTGACCTGATCGTCGGCGACGAAGACGTGGTCGACCTGGAGGTCGCCGTGGATGAACACCGGCGTCCACGGCCGCAGCGCCGTCTCGGCGAGCCGGCGGTTACGGGTGACCACGTCGGCGGGCAGGACGTCGTGGGCGAGCAGCCACTCGCACTCCTCGGCCAGGCCCGACGCCAGCTCGTCGCGACTGCGTCCGGGCCAGGGCGGCAGCGGCGCGTCGTGCAGTGTGCGGACGGCGGCGCCCGCCGCCGCCCACGCGGCCGGCGAGGCGGTGGACGGCTCGCCGAGGCGACCGAGCGCGACCCCCGGGAGCGCGGCGAGCGCCAGCGCGGGCGGCTCGTGCCATCGGACCTGCGGGGTGGGGACCGGCGCGGCGGCCATCGCCTGCACCTCGACGTCCAGGCGGGCCTGGTCCGCGTCGACCTTCACGAACACGTCGCCGACGCGTAGGGTCGCGCGCTCGCTGTGGGCGATCACGACCTCGACCCCGTTCCCGTCCATGCCGGTCATCATCGCGGAACAGGCCGCCGCCGTCGCCGCAATTTCGCGGACCCGCCCGGCTAGGCCCGGCGACGCCGTGCCGTCAGGTCCACGGCCGCGGCCTGCCACCGTGGATGGTGGAAGGTGAATCCGGCGTCGGTGAGCCGCCCGGGGGTGACGCGCCGGCTCTTCAGCAGCAGTTCGGTGTCGGAGCGCATCGCGAACGCCCCGACCTCCGCCATCCAGCGGGTGGCCGGCAGGCCGACCGGCATCCGCCACGCCGACCGTAGCTCCCGCATGAACTCGCGGTGCGGCAGCGGTTCCGGCGCCGCCAGGTTCACCGCGCCGGCGAGGTCGTCGCGGTCGATCAGGAACCGGACGGCGCGGACGAAGTCGTGCTCGTGGATCCACGAGACGTACTGCCGGCCGCCCGCGACCGGCCCGCCGAGCCCGAGTCGCGCGAGCCGGCTCAGCACGTCGAACACGCCCCCGCGGTCGGGGCTCATCACCATCGCCGACCGCAGCGCGAGCTTGCGGGTGCGCGGCGTCGCCGCCTGCTCCTGCGCGGCCTCCCAGGTGCGG encodes:
- a CDS encoding TIGR01777 family oxidoreductase; translated protein: MKIVIPGGTGQVGTILDRALTAEGHDVVLLTRSPRGGRQVHWDGRTLGDWAERIDGSDVVVNLAGRSVSCRYTPPNLEAMMRSRVDSTRVVGEAIARATRPPAVWLQMSTATIYAHRFDAANDEHDGLIGGDERGVPGYWAYSIEIARTWEAAQEQAATPRTRKLALRSAMVMSPDRGGVFDVLSRLARLGLGGPVAGGRQYVSWIHEHDFVRAVRFLIDRDDLAGAVNLAAPEPLPHREFMRELRSAWRMPVGLPATRWMAEVGAFAMRSDTELLLKSRRVTPGRLTDAGFTFHHPRWQAAAVDLTARRRRA
- a CDS encoding phosphatase PAP2 family protein; its protein translation is MTVPQESPEESGTPAGGKRRRVVAMLLWLALFAVGTAFIGLPTSDPFIAFGWLWLATIAWHSDQPWRRHLRFLRDWLPICSLLVVYNISRGYADNLFAPHVTELIAADRWMFGGVTGGDVPTAWLQRHLYEPGAVQWWEVAVSVVYFSHFLAVPTVAVVLWMRSRPQWGRFMRRWFTLCVAGLVTYFVYPAAPPWWAAEPQHGALVDVQRISTNGWEAIGLHGAGNALNALQVEASNPVAAMPSLHTAFALLAVVFFLPSLRRRWWPLLLCYPLAMTFTLVYSGEHWVIDVLVGWLYVGVVFVVMGAAERWWSRRRTREDDVTRPGPPDRERVPDAPARF
- a CDS encoding aminoglycoside phosphotransferase family protein; its protein translation is MDGNGVEVVIAHSERATLRVGDVFVKVDADQARLDVEVQAMAAAPVPTPQVRWHEPPALALAALPGVALGRLGEPSTASPAAWAAAGAAVRTLHDAPLPPWPGRSRDELASGLAEECEWLLAHDVLPADVVTRNRRLAETALRPWTPVFIHGDLQVDHVFVADDQVTGILDWSEASRGDAHFDLATLTLGHPEHLGDVIAGYGADVDRDLVRAWWSLRCLTNVRWLAEHGYGSPDDFPEVAVLRAQP
- a CDS encoding chorismate mutase, which encodes MPDDHSITSLRDRIDEIDATLIAMWQERAGISRQIGALRLTSGGTRLALSRELEVMRRFREGIGPDGNDLALLVLRAGRGPLLPPT
- a CDS encoding sulfite exporter TauE/SafE family protein codes for the protein MVETLAVASVAAFATAWLSAVAGFGGGVLLLPVFTALFGLRTAVPVLTLAQVWSNGSRVWLNRREVNWPLVRWFALGALPTAVLGGLALAHAPAGPLKRLLGVLLIAVVVRRRHRPRPRRPTERAFGVVGAASGLGSALLGSVGPLTAPFFLAYGLAHAAYVGTEAASALAMHGAKIAAYGAGALLDRRVLLFGLALTPATLLGAWAGRRTVGRISDRVFVALVEGGLVVAGLLFLIGF
- a CDS encoding DedA family protein, with product MSPFRVLTDLVGTYGYPGVALLVGVEGFGVPAPGQTAIVLAAGYAAHGKLSVVGVAATAFLAAVIGDSIGYLIGRYGGRRLVLRHGRRLGLGPDRFARLEAVMSRQGPKLVAAARFVDGLRQFNGVVAGTTGMPWRRFVTYNALGAAAWVGLWTAGGYLAGDHLRALLVDLHHFEWYVVGAVVVLVLAYVGRRLARRSDRAG
- a CDS encoding GrpB family protein, translating into MSSPGRVVEVVVHDPRWPDQFERERRLLAEVLPTSLSIEHIGSTSVPGLAAKPIIDISAVLPDFQENAVDLEALGRLGYVFRPGVFADDEQHLFFPKDTAGRRTHHLHLFSVMSPLPRQNRIFRDYLAAHPDAARRYESAKRRAADLHPDSRARYGEAKEAAMLHVLAQARLWAR